A stretch of the Ochrobactrum sp. BTU1 genome encodes the following:
- the ubiE gene encoding bifunctional demethylmenaquinone methyltransferase/2-methoxy-6-polyprenyl-1,4-benzoquinol methylase UbiE → MGQQTGNADRVGAHGGMEHSFGFKAVDESEKQGLVNDVFHKVAKRYDVMNDLMSAGMHRVWKDAMISWLAPSKRPGWTSLDVAGGTGDIAFRIVEASGRQAHVTILDINGSMLGVGRERAIKKGLAENLEFVEASAEELPFEDASFDAYTISFGIRNVPHIDKALSEAYRVLKPGGRFMCLEFSEVELPLLDKIYDQWSFNAIPQIGKMITGDADSYSYLVESIRKFPKQEDFARMIREAGFERVSYRNFTGGIAALHSGWKL, encoded by the coding sequence ATGGGCCAGCAGACAGGCAATGCAGACCGCGTGGGCGCACATGGTGGCATGGAGCATTCGTTCGGCTTCAAGGCAGTGGACGAAAGCGAAAAGCAGGGGCTGGTCAATGACGTTTTCCATAAGGTTGCCAAGCGTTACGATGTAATGAACGATCTCATGTCGGCTGGTATGCACCGCGTCTGGAAAGATGCGATGATCAGCTGGCTGGCTCCATCCAAGCGTCCGGGCTGGACTTCGCTCGATGTCGCAGGTGGTACGGGCGATATTGCATTCCGCATTGTTGAAGCGTCCGGGCGTCAGGCCCATGTAACCATTCTCGACATCAACGGCTCGATGCTCGGCGTCGGTCGCGAACGCGCGATCAAGAAGGGCCTTGCTGAAAACCTCGAATTTGTTGAAGCCAGTGCGGAAGAACTGCCGTTTGAAGATGCAAGCTTCGATGCCTACACGATTTCATTCGGCATCCGTAACGTCCCGCATATCGACAAGGCGCTGTCTGAAGCCTATCGCGTGTTGAAGCCGGGCGGTCGTTTCATGTGCCTTGAATTCTCCGAGGTTGAACTGCCGCTGCTTGATAAGATTTATGACCAGTGGTCTTTCAACGCCATTCCCCAGATTGGCAAGATGATCACGGGCGATGCTGATTCCTACAGCTATCTGGTTGAATCGATCCGCAAGTTCCCAAAGCAGGAAGACTTTGCGCGCATGATCCGCGAAGCGGGTTTTGAGCGTGTGAGCTATCGCAATTTCACGGGTGGAATTGCAGCGCTTCATTCAGGCTGGAAGCTCTGA
- a CDS encoding SlyX family protein has product MSTDNRLTELEIRVAEQEKTIEELSSVLAEQWKTVDQLNKKLTALTDRFLLLEEQTAPDVPVTKPPHW; this is encoded by the coding sequence ATGTCCACGGATAACCGCCTGACAGAACTCGAAATTCGGGTCGCCGAACAGGAAAAGACCATTGAAGAGCTATCATCTGTCTTGGCCGAACAATGGAAAACCGTTGATCAACTGAACAAGAAACTGACAGCTCTCACCGATCGCTTTCTTCTGCTGGAAGAACAGACGGCACCTGACGTGCCCGTCACCAAACCTCCACACTGGTAA
- a CDS encoding GNAT family N-acetyltransferase produces MIEIIKLDDRNDLAATCARWNHAEWGYLSGATEDQIIAGMQELVHATDGQAVRAALWNGELAGFVLLIHNDLDSHPHLKPWVASLLVAPEFRGRGVAKALMASIEAAAHELGYSEAYLYTDKPDLYRKIAWNDFEELTGDDEGMLILNKKIARS; encoded by the coding sequence ATGATTGAAATCATCAAACTGGACGACCGCAACGATCTTGCAGCCACTTGCGCCAGATGGAACCATGCAGAATGGGGTTATCTTTCAGGCGCAACTGAAGACCAGATCATTGCCGGAATGCAAGAACTTGTCCATGCAACCGATGGTCAGGCCGTTCGTGCAGCCTTGTGGAATGGCGAACTCGCGGGCTTTGTTCTGCTGATTCATAACGATCTCGACAGCCACCCTCACCTCAAGCCGTGGGTTGCAAGCCTGCTTGTTGCACCGGAATTCCGCGGGCGGGGTGTTGCGAAGGCACTCATGGCTTCAATTGAAGCGGCAGCCCACGAGCTCGGCTATAGTGAAGCCTATCTCTATACCGACAAGCCTGATCTTTATCGTAAAATCGCCTGGAATGATTTCGAAGAGCTGACCGGTGACGATGAAGGTATGTTGATCCTGAATAAGAAAATCGCGCGGAGTTAA
- the msrA gene encoding peptide-methionine (S)-S-oxide reductase MsrA has translation MGFLDSYRKKIEMPSQSDALPGRAAPIPTAQAHFVSGHSLKGPWPEGLKQVMLGMGCFWGAERLFWQVPGVYVTAVGYAGGITPNPTYEETCTGLTGHAEVVLVVYDPKVVSLDELLTLFWEEHDPTQGMRQGNDIGTTYRSVIYTFDEADREAVEKSRDAYQSALSGRGLGPITTEIGDAPTFYYAEDYHQQYLAKNPNGYCGLRGTGVSCPIPAAS, from the coding sequence ATGGGTTTTCTGGACAGCTATCGCAAGAAAATTGAAATGCCTTCCCAATCGGATGCCCTGCCGGGCAGGGCAGCACCAATACCGACTGCTCAAGCGCATTTTGTTTCAGGGCATTCGCTGAAGGGGCCATGGCCGGAAGGTCTGAAACAAGTCATGCTCGGCATGGGTTGTTTCTGGGGTGCCGAGCGGCTTTTCTGGCAGGTGCCGGGTGTCTATGTGACAGCCGTTGGCTATGCGGGCGGAATCACACCCAATCCAACCTATGAGGAAACCTGCACGGGGCTCACAGGCCATGCCGAGGTGGTTCTTGTGGTTTACGATCCAAAGGTTGTGAGCCTTGATGAACTGCTGACGCTGTTCTGGGAAGAGCATGATCCGACGCAGGGTATGCGACAGGGCAATGATATCGGCACAACATATCGCTCGGTGATCTACACCTTTGACGAGGCGGATCGCGAAGCGGTTGAGAAGAGCCGGGATGCATATCAGTCAGCACTGTCTGGGCGTGGTCTCGGCCCGATTACAACAGAAATTGGTGATGCTCCGACATTCTATTATGCGGAGGATTATCATCAGCAGTATCTGGCCAAGAACCCGAATGGCTATTGCGGCTTGCGCGGAACGGGTGTGAGTTGCCCGATACCGGCCGCATCATAA
- the ubiB gene encoding 2-polyprenylphenol 6-hydroxylase: MSNISAAIRLMRAGWIMAREGVLSSLPVDDAAGLPALGHKFAKVLARKRAKDAPRSERISRAMNKLGPSYVKLGQFLATRPDIVGKDVAADLELLQDRLDFFPQAEAVSAVENSLGRKIDDLYVSFDAPIAAASMAQVHPAYVMKDGAPHKVAVKVIRPGVRQRFARDLESFFMVARMQERHVPFTRRLRPVEMVETLQQTTRIEMDLRLEAAALSEIAENIKDDEGFRVPDVDWERTGRDVLTLEWIDGIKMSDIGALNAAGFDLKKLAETLIQSFLRHTLRDGFFHADMHPGNLFVDPKGTIVAVDFGITGRLNKDQRRFLAEILYGFITRDYLRVAEVHFEAGYVPHKHDVASFAQAIRAIGEPIHGQPAETISMAKLLTLLFEVTELFDMETRPELLMLQKTMVVVEGVSRTLDPHFNMWKAAEPVVGAWIRKNLGPQGMLLDAKDSAYALLHFTRKTPELVARMDRASVALDEMAANGLRFDDATAEAIGRAEARHSRWGRIAQIVIAISLAAIAIKLYIEL; this comes from the coding sequence ATGAGCAATATTTCTGCTGCCATACGGTTGATGCGTGCTGGCTGGATCATGGCGCGCGAAGGCGTGTTGAGTTCACTGCCTGTTGATGATGCTGCAGGCCTGCCTGCGCTGGGGCACAAGTTTGCCAAAGTGCTTGCGCGCAAACGTGCGAAAGATGCGCCTCGCTCTGAACGCATTTCGCGTGCGATGAACAAGCTGGGTCCTTCTTATGTGAAGCTCGGCCAGTTTCTTGCCACGCGCCCGGATATTGTTGGCAAGGATGTTGCCGCTGATCTGGAGCTGTTGCAGGACCGGCTCGACTTCTTCCCGCAGGCGGAAGCCGTTTCGGCAGTCGAGAATTCTCTCGGTCGCAAGATTGATGATCTTTATGTGAGTTTTGATGCGCCGATTGCGGCTGCATCTATGGCGCAGGTCCATCCTGCCTATGTGATGAAGGATGGCGCACCGCACAAGGTTGCCGTCAAGGTTATCCGTCCGGGTGTCCGTCAGCGTTTTGCGCGCGACCTTGAAAGCTTTTTCATGGTCGCCCGTATGCAGGAGCGGCATGTGCCTTTCACGCGCCGCTTGCGGCCTGTTGAGATGGTTGAAACGCTTCAGCAGACAACACGCATCGAAATGGATCTGCGGCTTGAGGCGGCGGCACTTTCCGAGATTGCCGAGAACATCAAAGATGATGAAGGTTTTCGCGTTCCCGATGTTGACTGGGAGCGGACGGGCCGCGATGTCCTGACGCTCGAATGGATCGATGGCATCAAGATGTCGGATATCGGGGCGTTGAATGCGGCAGGCTTCGATCTCAAGAAGCTCGCTGAAACACTGATCCAGTCTTTCCTGCGTCATACACTGCGCGACGGTTTTTTCCATGCCGACATGCATCCGGGTAATCTGTTCGTCGATCCCAAAGGCACTATTGTCGCCGTTGATTTCGGCATCACCGGGCGGCTCAACAAGGATCAGCGGCGCTTTCTCGCAGAAATTCTTTATGGCTTCATCACACGCGATTATCTGCGCGTAGCGGAAGTGCATTTTGAAGCCGGGTATGTTCCGCACAAGCACGATGTGGCGAGTTTTGCGCAGGCAATCCGCGCGATCGGTGAGCCTATCCATGGACAGCCAGCCGAAACCATTTCCATGGCAAAGCTGCTCACGCTTCTGTTTGAGGTGACTGAGCTGTTCGACATGGAAACACGGCCTGAGCTTCTGATGCTTCAGAAGACGATGGTGGTGGTGGAAGGTGTTTCGCGCACGCTCGATCCGCATTTCAACATGTGGAAAGCTGCTGAGCCGGTTGTGGGCGCTTGGATTCGCAAGAATCTCGGACCGCAGGGTATGTTGCTGGATGCCAAGGACAGCGCCTATGCGCTGCTCCACTTCACCCGCAAGACGCCTGAGCTGGTAGCAAGAATGGATCGTGCTTCCGTGGCGCTTGACGAGATGGCTGCAAACGGTCTGCGCTTTGACGATGCGACTGCAGAAGCCATTGGCCGGGCCGAGGCGCGGCACTCGCGCTGGGGACGCATTGCGCAGATAGTGATTGCAATTTCATTGGCTGCGATAGCGATTAAGCTCTATATCGAGCTTTAG
- the upp gene encoding uracil phosphoribosyltransferase produces MGVNVVSHPLVQHKLTIMRKRETSTASFRRLLKEISLLLCYEVTRDLELTTMQIETPMMPMEAPTLEGKKLVFASILRAGNGLLEGMLDLVPAARVAHIGLYRDHDTLQPIEYYFKAPEDIVNRLIIVVDPMLATGHSAIAAIDKLKERGATNIKFLCLLAAPEGIERFTAAHPDVDVFTASIDDSLDEKGYIIPGLGDAGDRMYGTK; encoded by the coding sequence ATGGGCGTTAATGTCGTCAGCCATCCGCTTGTCCAGCACAAGCTCACCATCATGCGCAAGCGCGAAACTTCAACCGCCAGCTTCCGGCGTTTGCTGAAAGAGATTTCGCTGCTGCTTTGCTATGAAGTGACCCGCGATCTCGAACTGACCACCATGCAGATCGAAACACCGATGATGCCAATGGAAGCACCAACGCTTGAAGGCAAGAAGCTGGTCTTCGCCTCCATCCTGCGCGCCGGTAACGGCCTGCTGGAAGGTATGCTCGATCTGGTTCCGGCCGCTCGTGTGGCGCATATCGGTCTTTATCGCGATCACGATACGCTGCAGCCAATCGAATATTACTTCAAGGCTCCGGAAGATATCGTCAACCGCCTCATCATTGTGGTCGATCCAATGCTTGCAACCGGCCACTCCGCCATTGCAGCCATCGACAAGCTGAAGGAACGCGGCGCAACCAACATCAAGTTCCTCTGCCTGCTGGCAGCACCGGAAGGCATTGAGCGCTTCACTGCGGCTCACCCTGATGTTGACGTCTTCACCGCCTCCATTGATGATAGCCTTGATGAAAAGGGCTATATCATCCCTGGCCTCGGCGATGCCGGTGACCGCATGTATGGTACGAAGTAA